A single genomic interval of Lentimicrobium saccharophilum harbors:
- the rpsL gene encoding 30S ribosomal protein S12 yields MPTISQLVRKGRNKLTDKSKSPALDSCPQRRGVCVRVYTTTPKKPNSAMRKVARVRLTNTKEVNAYIPGEGHNLQEHSIVMIRGGRVKDLPGVRYHIIRGALDTSGVDGRNQRRSKYGTKRPKGGKVAAPAKGKK; encoded by the coding sequence ATGCCTACAATTTCGCAATTGGTTCGTAAAGGACGCAACAAGTTAACCGATAAGAGCAAATCACCTGCTCTGGATTCTTGCCCGCAGCGAAGGGGTGTTTGTGTGAGGGTATATACCACCACTCCCAAGAAACCCAATTCAGCCATGCGCAAAGTAGCCAGGGTAAGGCTTACCAACACCAAGGAAGTGAATGCATACATTCCGGGCGAAGGCCACAACCTGCAGGAGCACTCGATCGTAATGATCCGCGGTGGCAGGGTAAAGGATCTTCCGGGTGTAAGGTACCACATCATCCGTGGTGCGCTTGATACATCGGGCGTTGACGGCAGGAACCAGCGTAGGTCAAAATACGGCACCAAACGTCCCAAAGGCGGTAAGGTAGCTGCTCCGGCAAAAGGTAAAAAGTAA
- a CDS encoding LytR/AlgR family response regulator transcription factor — MSKIKVLIIDDEPPARDLVKHYLKDFPALEIAGECENGFEALKAIQELKPQLIFLDIQMPKINGFELLELLTDPPPIIFTTAYDEFAIRAFEMNAVDYLLKPFSASRFRQAVERALLRIEDKGDLTTKPVTDLKRQFEETPGEIDRVVARLGSRIVVIPVDTIYYIEAQDDYVMICSSLGNHLKEKTMKYFESHLPRNGFIRIHRSHIVNISQIVSVDLYGKDTHLVVLKSGARLKASAEGYKRLRELL; from the coding sequence ATGTCAAAGATCAAAGTACTGATAATAGATGATGAGCCGCCCGCACGGGATCTGGTCAAACATTACCTGAAGGATTTTCCGGCGCTTGAAATTGCCGGAGAATGCGAGAACGGCTTTGAAGCCCTGAAAGCGATACAGGAGCTGAAGCCGCAACTGATCTTTCTGGATATCCAGATGCCCAAGATCAACGGGTTTGAATTGCTGGAACTACTGACGGACCCGCCTCCGATCATTTTCACTACCGCATACGATGAATTTGCCATCAGGGCTTTCGAAATGAATGCCGTTGATTATCTGCTCAAGCCTTTTTCGGCTTCCAGGTTCAGGCAGGCAGTTGAAAGGGCGCTGCTGCGCATTGAGGATAAAGGTGATCTCACCACAAAGCCTGTTACCGATCTGAAGCGTCAGTTTGAGGAAACTCCGGGCGAAATCGACAGGGTGGTAGCCAGACTTGGCTCCCGCATCGTGGTGATCCCGGTTGATACCATATATTATATAGAGGCCCAGGACGACTACGTGATGATCTGTTCTTCCCTGGGCAACCACCTGAAGGAAAAAACCATGAAGTATTTCGAAAGTCACCTGCCCCGCAACGGTTTCATCAGGATTCATCGCAGCCATATCGTCAATATCAGCCAGATTGTTTCGGTTGACCTTTACGGAAAAGATACCCACCTGGTGGTATTGAAAAGCGGCGCCCGGCTGAAAGCCAGCGCCGAAGGTTATAAGCGGCTGAGAGAGTTGCTGTAA
- a CDS encoding sensor histidine kinase — protein MLERSGISRNVLFYISTWMVISLIHFIIIHNQYGLELSNAVAEVLVMNLIYALLGVGLWHMVKISDYEKLSRLEMIWRLAASSSVSVIIWLGSSYFILGYLTGQDDAYSLFLTETLMVRIMVGLLLYIILVSVFYLVINYENLREHRTREQLLQTMLYETELNALRSQIKPHFLFNSLNSISSLTITNPAKAQEMVINLSEFMRYSLSFSDNSMSSLSKELYHLRLYLEIEKVRFGGRLQVSEQIDELALGWPLPPMILQPLVENAVKHGVYDTPGASVIQLNAQITGPWLEVRVINNYDPSVPGRKGTGTGLSNVMKRMRMVYGMPDLVNIRKTEDAFEVKLKFPENVKDQSTDNR, from the coding sequence ATGCTGGAAAGATCGGGAATCAGCCGGAATGTATTGTTTTACATTTCCACCTGGATGGTCATTTCGCTGATCCATTTTATCATCATCCATAACCAATACGGGCTTGAGCTGAGCAATGCCGTTGCGGAAGTCCTGGTCATGAACCTGATCTATGCCTTGCTGGGCGTCGGGTTGTGGCACATGGTGAAGATCAGTGATTACGAGAAACTGAGCAGGCTTGAAATGATCTGGCGACTGGCTGCCAGCAGTTCGGTTTCAGTAATTATCTGGCTTGGAAGCAGTTATTTTATCCTTGGGTATCTTACCGGCCAGGATGATGCATACAGTTTGTTTCTCACCGAAACATTGATGGTAAGAATCATGGTCGGGCTGTTGCTCTACATTATTCTGGTCTCGGTCTTTTACCTGGTGATCAATTATGAGAACCTCCGCGAACACCGGACCCGGGAGCAATTGCTGCAAACCATGCTTTATGAAACGGAACTGAATGCCCTGCGTTCGCAGATCAAGCCGCATTTCCTGTTCAATTCGCTGAATTCAATCAGTTCGCTCACCATAACCAATCCTGCAAAGGCGCAGGAGATGGTCATCAACCTGTCGGAATTTATGCGGTATTCCCTGAGTTTTTCCGACAACAGCATGAGTTCGCTCAGCAAGGAGTTGTACCACCTCAGGCTGTACCTCGAGATTGAGAAAGTCCGGTTCGGGGGAAGGCTGCAGGTAAGCGAGCAGATTGATGAACTGGCGCTGGGCTGGCCTTTGCCGCCCATGATTCTGCAGCCATTGGTTGAGAATGCTGTGAAACACGGAGTTTACGATACCCCCGGGGCATCCGTGATACAACTGAACGCGCAGATTACCGGCCCCTGGCTTGAGGTGCGTGTGATCAATAATTACGACCCATCGGTTCCGGGCCGCAAAGGAACGGGTACCGGCCTCTCGAATGTAATGAAACGGATGCGTATGGTATACGGGATGCCTGATCTGGTGAATATCCGCAAAACTGAAGATGCTTTTGAAGTAAAACTGAAATTTCCTGAAAATGTCAAAGATCAAAGTACTGATAATAGATGA
- a CDS encoding LiaF transmembrane domain-containing protein yields MENNLNRNPLNRTWHLETTLVGLAIIAFGLLYMLRNMGVVNDAAWRVIFSWPSLLIVVGLINFAGKHYGWGTILVVVGLIFLQGRIEGFNMLGYFWPVVIILVGLAVIFSHTTLFRSLKRERVTSGSDDFIEDVAVFGGSERVIHTPSMRGGKVIAIFGGSKLDLTQCQLSEGDNVLEMVAIFGGSTLLVPSDWNVKMEVFNIFGGFADKRRNINVDYNKTLVIKGVAIFGGGELKSF; encoded by the coding sequence ATGGAAAACAATCTGAACCGCAATCCGCTGAACCGGACATGGCACCTTGAAACCACGCTGGTCGGTCTGGCCATCATTGCCTTTGGTCTTCTCTACATGCTGCGCAATATGGGCGTTGTCAACGATGCTGCCTGGCGCGTAATTTTTTCCTGGCCTTCGCTGCTGATCGTCGTCGGTCTGATCAACTTTGCCGGCAAGCATTACGGATGGGGAACCATACTCGTGGTTGTCGGGCTTATATTTTTACAGGGCCGGATTGAAGGATTTAATATGCTGGGATACTTCTGGCCGGTTGTGATTATTCTGGTCGGTCTGGCTGTCATCTTTTCGCATACCACCCTGTTCAGGAGCCTGAAAAGGGAGCGTGTAACTTCCGGCAGTGATGACTTTATTGAAGATGTTGCTGTTTTCGGTGGAAGCGAACGCGTCATTCATACTCCATCCATGCGCGGAGGAAAAGTTATCGCCATCTTCGGCGGCTCAAAACTTGACCTTACACAGTGTCAGCTTTCGGAAGGAGACAATGTACTGGAAATGGTTGCCATTTTCGGAGGGTCCACCCTGCTGGTGCCTTCCGACTGGAATGTAAAAATGGAGGTGTTCAACATCTTTGGAGGTTTTGCCGATAAACGACGCAATATCAACGTGGATTATAATAAAACCCTTGTCATTAAAGGCGTTGCCATCTTTGGAGGCGGTGAATTAAAAAGTTTCTAA
- a CDS encoding ATP-dependent helicase produces the protein MSQLLKELNEAQQLAVTSSDGPVMVIAGAGSGKTRVLTYRVAYLLEQGVDPFNILALTFTNKAAREMKERVIGLVGSQEARNVWMGTFHSIFARILRVEGHLLGFPSNFTIYDTDDSKSLIKTILKDLSLDPKIYVPGAVLSRISSAKSNLISAEEYKANSAIEEQDRIANRPQTGEIFLHYKTRCFKAAAMDFDDLLFNMNLLLRDFPEVLFKYQQKFRYILVDEYQDTNFAQYLIVKKLAARNENICVVGDDAQSIYGFRGANIQNILNFRKDYPDAKTFKLEQNYRSTKMIVNAANSIIAKNKDQIFKEVWTENEEGKLIRILKANSDTEEGNMVANAVFETKMNQHCQNSDFAILYRTNAQSRAIEESLRRLNIPYRIYGGLSFYKRKEIKDLLAYFRLVVNPRDDEAFNRIINYPARGIGKTTLEKIELAAGVSGKSLFEVASAATHYVKGLNSGTISKIEEFTTMIAAFHQQLQVLNAYELAIKIARNSGLLKELAADDTDEGQSRVQNTEELLNAVKDFSEKEQTLFPDEETGELSAAEVTRTLDKFMQEVALLTDADSDDKDDMNKVVLMTIHAAKGLEFPYVFIVGLEENLFPSVMSLQSRADIEEERRLFYVALTRAEKQVILSYAETRYRWGNMTMNEPSRFLDEIEESFIEKPARKISSSGLTGKSGDGLRKESVFIKKQLKKISTAEGPAVQGAETPPELIQPGVEVEHERFGKGKVLSVEGSGPNMKATVFFAAVGQKQLLLKFAKLRLVN, from the coding sequence GTGTCGCAACTGCTTAAAGAATTAAATGAAGCCCAGCAACTTGCGGTGACCAGCAGCGATGGTCCCGTGATGGTGATCGCCGGAGCAGGTTCAGGCAAAACCCGTGTATTGACCTACCGTGTCGCTTACCTGCTTGAGCAGGGCGTAGACCCGTTCAATATCCTGGCGCTGACATTTACCAACAAGGCTGCCAGGGAAATGAAAGAACGCGTGATCGGGCTGGTGGGAAGTCAGGAAGCACGAAATGTCTGGATGGGCACCTTTCATTCCATTTTTGCGCGCATTTTAAGGGTGGAGGGTCACCTGCTGGGCTTTCCTTCCAACTTCACCATTTATGATACGGATGATTCGAAGAGCCTGATCAAGACCATACTGAAAGACCTCAGCCTCGATCCTAAAATATATGTACCGGGGGCGGTGCTTTCCAGGATATCTTCGGCCAAGTCGAACCTGATTTCGGCCGAGGAATATAAAGCCAACTCCGCCATTGAAGAGCAGGACAGGATTGCCAACAGGCCGCAGACCGGCGAGATCTTCCTGCATTACAAGACCCGCTGCTTTAAAGCGGCAGCCATGGATTTCGACGATCTGCTGTTCAACATGAACCTGCTGCTCCGCGACTTTCCGGAAGTTTTGTTCAAATACCAGCAAAAGTTCCGTTACATTCTTGTGGATGAATACCAGGACACCAACTTTGCTCAATACCTGATTGTGAAGAAACTGGCAGCGAGAAATGAAAACATCTGTGTGGTAGGCGATGATGCGCAGAGTATTTACGGTTTCAGGGGGGCAAACATCCAGAACATCCTGAATTTCAGGAAAGATTATCCCGATGCCAAAACCTTCAAGCTGGAACAGAACTACCGCTCAACCAAGATGATTGTAAATGCCGCCAACAGCATTATTGCAAAAAACAAGGATCAGATTTTCAAGGAAGTATGGACCGAAAATGAAGAAGGCAAACTGATCAGGATACTGAAGGCCAACTCAGACACGGAAGAGGGAAATATGGTTGCCAACGCGGTGTTCGAAACCAAGATGAATCAGCACTGCCAGAACAGTGATTTCGCCATCTTATACCGCACCAACGCCCAGTCGAGGGCCATTGAGGAATCACTGCGCAGACTGAACATCCCCTACCGCATCTACGGCGGCCTGTCATTTTATAAACGCAAGGAAATCAAAGACCTCCTTGCTTACTTCAGGCTTGTGGTAAACCCCCGGGACGATGAGGCGTTCAACCGCATCATCAATTACCCCGCCAGGGGCATTGGGAAAACCACCCTTGAGAAAATTGAGCTGGCCGCCGGAGTTTCCGGTAAAAGCCTCTTTGAGGTTGCGTCTGCTGCAACACATTATGTGAAGGGACTGAATTCGGGCACTATCTCAAAAATAGAGGAATTCACCACCATGATCGCCGCGTTTCATCAGCAATTGCAAGTACTCAACGCGTATGAGCTTGCCATTAAAATTGCCAGAAACTCCGGATTACTGAAAGAGCTGGCGGCCGATGATACGGATGAAGGGCAGTCGAGGGTTCAGAACACCGAGGAGCTCCTCAATGCGGTAAAAGATTTTTCCGAAAAGGAACAAACCCTGTTTCCGGATGAAGAAACGGGTGAACTGAGCGCTGCTGAAGTAACCCGTACCCTCGATAAATTCATGCAGGAAGTGGCACTGCTTACCGATGCCGACAGCGACGATAAGGACGACATGAATAAGGTGGTGCTGATGACAATTCACGCGGCAAAAGGGCTCGAATTCCCGTATGTTTTTATTGTCGGGCTTGAAGAAAACCTGTTTCCTTCAGTCATGTCGCTGCAGTCGCGCGCCGATATTGAAGAAGAGCGGCGATTGTTTTACGTGGCGCTGACCAGGGCCGAAAAACAGGTCATCCTCTCCTATGCTGAAACCCGTTACCGCTGGGGAAACATGACCATGAATGAGCCCAGCCGTTTTCTCGATGAAATAGAAGAAAGTTTTATCGAAAAACCGGCGCGCAAAATTTCGTCATCTGGATTAACCGGAAAATCCGGCGATGGGCTTAGAAAAGAATCCGTTTTCATCAAAAAGCAACTTAAAAAAATCAGCACTGCCGAGGGGCCTGCGGTTCAGGGAGCAGAAACGCCCCCTGAGCTGATACAACCCGGCGTGGAGGTAGAACATGAGCGTTTCGGCAAGGGAAAAGTGCTCAGTGTGGAAGGCAGCGGCCCGAATATGAAGGCAACCGTCTTCTTTGCTGCCGTAGGTCAGAAACAATTATTACTTAAATTTGCGAAACTCAGGCTGGTAAATTGA
- a CDS encoding DUF4290 domain-containing protein, with product MDYNSTREKLIIPEYGRNVQKMVAYVISIEDREKRTNLAKTLVNVMAQLHPDQRDTVDYKRKLWDHLHIIADYKLDIDGPYPAPAPEEKIKKPQSIPYPQEDIRFRPYGKNIAKMIEKACLFDDGPEKDALVKNIANHLKKSYLNWNRDSVNDELITEHLKVLSHGRLKLSEDTRLTHTSELLARNNPPAAIPHNQNNKRRKFNPKNDKNSNYRDMRNRKKN from the coding sequence ATGGATTATAACAGCACCCGTGAAAAGCTCATTATTCCCGAGTACGGACGCAATGTGCAGAAGATGGTCGCCTATGTGATCAGTATTGAGGACCGCGAAAAACGCACCAACCTGGCCAAAACGCTGGTTAACGTGATGGCGCAACTCCATCCCGATCAGCGCGACACAGTGGATTACAAAAGAAAGTTGTGGGACCACCTGCACATCATTGCAGATTACAAACTCGACATCGACGGGCCGTACCCTGCTCCTGCGCCGGAGGAAAAAATCAAAAAACCGCAAAGTATTCCTTACCCTCAGGAAGACATCCGCTTCAGGCCTTATGGCAAGAACATCGCCAAAATGATCGAAAAAGCCTGCCTGTTTGATGATGGCCCTGAAAAGGACGCATTGGTAAAAAACATTGCCAATCACCTCAAAAAATCATACCTCAACTGGAACCGCGATTCAGTCAATGACGAGCTGATTACCGAGCACCTGAAAGTGCTTTCGCACGGCAGACTGAAGCTGAGTGAAGATACCCGGCTGACGCACACCAGCGAATTGCTGGCCCGGAATAACCCGCCTGCCGCCATTCCCCATAACCAGAACAACAAACGCAGAAAATTTAATCCTAAAAACGATAAGAACAGCAACTATCGTGACATGAGGAACCGTAAAAAGAATTAA
- the murA gene encoding UDP-N-acetylglucosamine 1-carboxyvinyltransferase, translating to MSSFIINGGRKLHGEIVPQGAKNEALQILCAVLLTPEPVTIHNIPDIRDVNKLIELLGEMGVSVTPAGKGTYIFQAGDIDLDYLKTKEFRKKGAGLRGSVMILGPLLARFGKGYIPHPGGDKIGRRRLDTHFTGLQKLGARFESDGLNTFYSVDATELKGCYMLLDEASVTGTANVVMAAVMAKGTTTIFNAACEPYLVQLCRMLNRMGAKISGVGSNLLSIEGVEYLSGTSHTMLPDMIEIGSFIGLAAMTGSEITIKNVQYKELGIIPEVFRRLGIQLQLRGDDILVPAQETYEVETFMDGSIMTISDAPWPGFTPDLISIALVVATQAKGSVLIHQKMFESRLFFVDKLIDMGAQIILCDPHRATVIGLNHQVPLRGITMSSPDIRAGVALLIAALSAKGKSQIDNIEQIDRGYQDIDGRLRSLGAGIERIEG from the coding sequence ATGAGCTCTTTCATTATCAACGGAGGCAGAAAGCTTCATGGAGAAATTGTGCCTCAGGGCGCTAAAAACGAAGCGCTTCAGATATTATGCGCTGTTCTGCTGACTCCCGAACCGGTTACCATCCACAACATTCCTGACATCAGGGACGTGAATAAACTGATTGAGCTGCTGGGTGAAATGGGCGTCAGCGTGACTCCGGCCGGCAAAGGAACCTATATTTTCCAGGCAGGAGATATTGACCTTGACTATTTAAAAACCAAAGAATTCCGTAAAAAAGGAGCCGGGCTGCGGGGCTCGGTGATGATCCTTGGTCCACTGCTTGCCCGTTTCGGCAAAGGTTATATTCCACATCCTGGCGGTGATAAAATAGGCCGACGAAGGCTCGACACCCATTTTACCGGTCTGCAGAAACTGGGCGCGCGTTTCGAATCTGACGGGCTTAATACCTTTTACAGTGTAGACGCCACGGAGCTGAAAGGCTGTTACATGCTGCTGGATGAAGCATCGGTAACGGGCACCGCCAATGTGGTGATGGCTGCCGTTATGGCAAAAGGCACGACTACCATTTTCAACGCCGCCTGCGAACCCTACCTTGTCCAGTTGTGCCGTATGCTTAACCGCATGGGGGCGAAAATATCAGGCGTAGGCTCCAACCTGCTCAGCATCGAAGGTGTTGAATACCTTTCCGGAACAAGCCATACCATGCTGCCCGATATGATTGAAATCGGAAGTTTCATTGGTCTGGCCGCAATGACCGGTTCGGAAATCACCATAAAAAATGTTCAATACAAGGAATTAGGGATTATTCCGGAGGTTTTCAGAAGACTGGGCATTCAACTTCAGCTGCGTGGAGATGACATTCTTGTTCCGGCCCAGGAAACTTATGAAGTAGAAACCTTTATGGACGGATCTATCATGACCATCAGCGATGCACCCTGGCCGGGATTTACCCCTGACCTGATCAGTATTGCCCTGGTGGTGGCTACCCAGGCCAAAGGCAGCGTGCTGATCCACCAGAAAATGTTTGAAAGCCGTCTGTTTTTTGTGGATAAGCTGATTGACATGGGGGCACAGATCATCCTTTGCGACCCTCACCGGGCAACGGTAATCGGCCTCAACCATCAGGTGCCGCTCAGGGGAATCACCATGTCATCGCCGGATATCCGGGCCGGAGTGGCGCTGCTGATCGCGGCCCTTTCGGCAAAAGGGAAAAGCCAGATCGATAACATTGAACAGATCGACCGCGGATATCAGGATATTGACGGAAGATTGCGTTCGCTCGGCGCCGGTATTGAGCGTATCGAAGGTTAG
- a CDS encoding nucleotide exchange factor GrpE, producing MGKQSKHKPESAETVNEKAPVNAQPETNETDIPAQEDVAKEQPAEELCGELNKKYDELNDKYLRLYSDFDNYRKRVIKEKIELSKNASEEIITGLLPVLDDFERAINAFAGGDEPDPVKEGITLIYNKFRNLLVQKGLAEVDAMEQAFDTDFHEAIANVPAPAEALKNKIIDVTQKGYTLNGKVIRFAKVVVGI from the coding sequence ATGGGTAAACAAAGTAAGCACAAGCCGGAAAGCGCAGAAACTGTAAATGAAAAGGCACCTGTAAATGCGCAACCTGAGACCAATGAAACTGACATTCCGGCACAGGAGGATGTGGCAAAAGAACAGCCTGCAGAAGAGTTGTGCGGGGAGCTCAATAAGAAATACGACGAACTGAACGATAAATATCTCCGGCTCTACTCTGATTTTGACAATTACAGGAAGCGCGTCATCAAAGAGAAAATCGAGCTGAGCAAGAATGCATCGGAAGAAATAATAACCGGGCTGCTACCGGTTCTCGATGATTTTGAGCGGGCCATCAATGCTTTCGCCGGAGGGGATGAACCGGACCCGGTAAAAGAAGGAATTACACTGATCTACAATAAATTCAGAAATCTTCTGGTGCAAAAAGGATTGGCTGAAGTGGACGCCATGGAGCAAGCTTTTGACACCGACTTCCATGAAGCCATCGCCAATGTGCCTGCGCCGGCCGAAGCGCTCAAAAACAAGATCATCGACGTAACCCAGAAAGGATATACCCTTAATGGCAAAGTGATCAGGTTTGCAAAGGTGGTTGTCGGAATCTAA
- the dnaJ gene encoding molecular chaperone DnaJ has protein sequence MTKRDYYEILGLQRNAGEAEIKKAYRQMALKYHPDKNPGNKEAEEKFKEAAEAYEVLSNAEKRARYDQYGHEGMKGMPGGGFGGGMSMDDIFSQFGDIFGSAFGGGFGGFGGSTRRRVNKGTNLRVKVRLTLEEIAKGVEKKIKVNKLVSCSTCHGTGAAGGSSFSTCSHCHGTGQVTRVTNTFLGQMQTSSTCPYCNGEGQTITNKCNTCGGSGTVKGEEVISLNIPAGVSEGIQLSVGGKGNAAPRGGVPGDLIVQIEEIPHEELIRDGSNILYEHYISFPEAAMGTSIEVPTIEGRVRIRIEPGTQGGKVLRLKGKGVPSLNGYGRGDQLININVWTPKNLNRQEKEMLEKLMESENFKPHPGAKDRSFFDRMREYFQ, from the coding sequence GTGACGAAAAGAGATTATTACGAAATACTGGGTTTGCAGCGCAACGCCGGTGAGGCTGAAATAAAGAAGGCATACCGTCAGATGGCGCTGAAATACCATCCTGATAAAAACCCCGGAAATAAGGAAGCTGAGGAGAAATTCAAGGAAGCTGCCGAAGCTTATGAAGTACTCAGCAACGCCGAAAAACGTGCGCGTTACGACCAGTATGGGCATGAAGGCATGAAGGGCATGCCGGGCGGCGGATTCGGCGGAGGAATGTCGATGGATGATATTTTCAGCCAGTTCGGCGATATTTTCGGCAGTGCATTCGGCGGAGGTTTCGGAGGTTTCGGCGGAAGTACCCGCCGCAGGGTAAACAAAGGTACCAACTTAAGGGTAAAAGTACGGCTCACCCTCGAAGAGATTGCCAAAGGGGTAGAGAAGAAAATAAAGGTCAACAAACTGGTCAGTTGTTCAACCTGTCATGGTACTGGCGCGGCCGGAGGATCGTCCTTTTCTACCTGTTCCCACTGCCACGGTACCGGCCAGGTAACGCGTGTAACCAATACTTTCCTCGGGCAGATGCAGACCAGTTCAACCTGTCCGTACTGTAACGGAGAAGGTCAGACCATTACCAACAAATGTAATACCTGTGGCGGCAGCGGAACTGTGAAAGGGGAAGAGGTAATCAGCCTCAACATTCCGGCAGGTGTTTCCGAAGGAATTCAGCTTTCGGTAGGAGGTAAAGGAAACGCCGCTCCCCGCGGAGGTGTTCCCGGGGACCTTATCGTTCAGATTGAAGAAATACCACACGAAGAACTTATACGCGACGGTTCCAATATCCTTTATGAGCACTACATCAGTTTTCCTGAAGCTGCGATGGGCACTTCCATCGAAGTGCCAACCATTGAAGGCCGCGTGCGGATCAGAATAGAACCCGGCACCCAGGGAGGCAAGGTTCTACGCCTCAAAGGGAAAGGGGTTCCCTCCCTGAATGGCTACGGCCGTGGCGATCAACTGATCAATATCAATGTGTGGACGCCGAAAAACCTTAACCGCCAGGAAAAAGAGATGTTGGAAAAACTTATGGAATCCGAGAACTTTAAACCTCATCCAGGCGCTAAAGACCGTTCGTTTTTCGACCGCATGAGAGAGTATTTTCAATAA
- a CDS encoding ABC transporter ATP-binding protein codes for MAYFSVRNITKRYAAHTALSNVSIDVPEQSIFGLLGPNGAGKTSLIRIINQITGPDEGEVYFGNEKLAPHHVDRIGYLPEERGLYKKMKVGEQALYLAQLKGVSKADAMKKLKYWFEKFEIQAWWNKKVEELSKGMQQKVQFIVTIIHEPSLLIFDEPFSGFDPINVNLLKDEILNLRKNGATIIFSTHNMASVEELCDNIALINNSHKILEGSVKEIKKRFKTNTYSIDFDGFTGPVNPLLPGGFVLTEDKSDDDLRQVTVTLPATATQNELLNAFMPYVNIHAFREIIPTMNEIFIKTVHAAGNHSINS; via the coding sequence ATGGCCTATTTTTCAGTAAGAAACATCACCAAACGCTATGCGGCCCATACAGCACTCTCCAATGTGAGTATCGACGTGCCGGAGCAAAGCATCTTCGGACTTCTTGGTCCGAACGGGGCAGGAAAAACTTCCCTTATCCGCATCATCAATCAGATTACAGGCCCTGACGAAGGAGAAGTTTACTTCGGAAATGAAAAACTTGCCCCCCATCATGTTGACCGTATCGGTTATCTGCCCGAAGAACGCGGGCTTTACAAAAAAATGAAAGTGGGCGAACAGGCATTGTATCTGGCTCAACTCAAAGGAGTCAGCAAAGCCGATGCCATGAAAAAACTGAAGTACTGGTTCGAGAAGTTTGAAATCCAGGCATGGTGGAACAAAAAGGTGGAAGAACTTTCGAAAGGAATGCAACAAAAGGTTCAGTTCATCGTCACCATCATACATGAACCCTCCCTGCTGATCTTCGATGAGCCTTTCAGCGGGTTCGACCCCATCAATGTAAACCTGCTGAAGGATGAAATTCTGAACCTGAGGAAAAACGGGGCCACCATCATCTTTTCTACGCACAATATGGCTTCGGTGGAAGAACTTTGCGATAACATTGCCCTTATCAACAATTCACATAAAATACTCGAAGGCAGTGTTAAGGAGATAAAAAAGAGGTTCAAAACCAATACCTACTCCATTGATTTCGATGGCTTTACAGGCCCGGTCAATCCGCTTCTGCCCGGAGGGTTCGTACTCACAGAGGATAAATCTGACGATGACCTGAGACAAGTAACCGTCACATTGCCTGCAACAGCCACCCAAAATGAGCTGCTGAATGCTTTTATGCCTTATGTCAACATTCATGCTTTCAGGGAAATTATCCCCACCATGAACGAGATCTTCATCAAAACAGTGCATGCGGCAGGCAATCATTCCATAAACAGTTAA